A stretch of Aristophania vespae DNA encodes these proteins:
- a CDS encoding Rne/Rng family ribonuclease, producing MTKHMLIDATHAEETRVVVMNGRRIDDYDVETSARRQLKGNIYLAKVIRVEPSLQAAFVDYGGNRHGFLAFSEIHPDFFQIPVADREKLLALQDEETRYDRRSHSSYDESEKKSYLEPDDFADDHNLESPDSDDGDDQDYSPEMVSGEHDTGDEHLAARRTDRFLKNYRIQEVIRRRQILLVQVVKEERGNKGAALTTYISLAGRYCVLMPNALRGGGVSRKITSETDRKRLKDIVSQLGLPRSMAMIIRTAGAGRPEQEIIRDCDYLLQLWDDIRNHVLASMAPVLVYEEASLIKRAIRDLFSRDIEDIYIDGETAWKSAREFARLLMPHSARKIKLWQNRGQTLFSYYNVEAALDAMYSPTVRLESGGYLVINQTEALVSIDVNSGKSTSQRDIEETAIRTNLEAAEEIARQLRLRDLAGLIVIDFIDMESRRHNIQVERRLKENLKQDRARIQIGRISHFGLLEMSRQRLHPSLAETMLTPCPHCHGTGSVRGTENIALHVLRSIEDEASRRLSNEICVFTLPDIALFILNAKRTKLAEIEAQHYVSIFFRTDENLGEENVRIEHSGRRYENRPQPPALPAASEKVRTIAIVEGEAPAVIEAGSDAQPQEEPAQDQTRRRRRRGTRRHNQHREVNEQTVLPSEEQAPIEEEPVRNAKNIPTETEGLAPGRRRTRTHRLNNPPRRGTKEAATEQGREQDLSRQKRYEKKNEPVLPIYQGPTPADPFGGFDIFEVINRHDDLALEAAKSSSKSTDPASESVKEEKAPQSEEKAPRRRRTRSTRAKKVETTEVSAIDTEIAVEIQPAAEKETAQPIQGYWRSNKRKATQSTEIAETANEVDVAVEEPAPSEEKKKSSTTRKRRTTTRRKKAEPKDETANGDSPAGENSAAPQPINVDDAKISKRRVGWWKR from the coding sequence CTTTTTAGCTTTTAGCGAAATTCACCCAGATTTTTTTCAAATACCTGTAGCCGATCGTGAAAAACTTCTTGCCTTACAAGATGAAGAAACCCGCTATGATCGTCGCTCTCATTCATCCTATGATGAGTCTGAGAAAAAATCCTATTTAGAGCCAGATGATTTTGCTGATGATCACAATTTGGAGTCACCTGACTCTGATGATGGTGATGACCAGGATTACTCTCCTGAAATGGTCAGTGGCGAGCATGACACGGGCGATGAGCATCTTGCTGCCCGCAGAACAGACCGGTTTTTAAAAAATTACCGCATTCAGGAAGTTATAAGACGCCGCCAGATTCTTTTGGTACAGGTCGTTAAAGAAGAACGTGGCAATAAAGGTGCTGCTTTGACGACCTATATCTCTCTGGCGGGACGTTATTGTGTGTTAATGCCAAACGCCTTACGGGGCGGTGGGGTTTCTCGTAAAATCACCTCTGAAACTGACCGTAAGCGTTTAAAAGACATTGTTAGCCAGCTTGGTCTCCCCCGTTCTATGGCCATGATTATTCGTACGGCTGGGGCTGGTCGTCCAGAACAAGAAATTATCAGAGACTGCGATTATCTTCTGCAACTATGGGATGATATACGCAACCATGTTCTTGCTTCCATGGCACCAGTTTTGGTCTATGAAGAAGCAAGCCTGATCAAAAGAGCCATAAGAGATCTTTTCTCACGTGATATTGAAGATATCTATATTGATGGCGAAACAGCCTGGAAAAGTGCTCGCGAATTTGCGCGCTTACTTATGCCCCATAGCGCACGCAAAATTAAGCTTTGGCAAAATAGAGGTCAGACACTTTTTTCATATTACAATGTCGAAGCCGCTCTCGATGCAATGTATTCACCAACAGTGCGCTTAGAATCAGGCGGTTATCTCGTTATTAATCAGACTGAAGCTTTGGTTTCTATCGATGTTAACTCTGGGAAATCCACCTCTCAGCGCGATATTGAAGAAACAGCTATCCGTACAAATCTTGAAGCTGCTGAAGAAATTGCCCGTCAGTTAAGATTGCGTGATTTAGCCGGCCTGATTGTGATCGATTTTATCGATATGGAAAGCCGTCGTCACAATATCCAGGTAGAGCGCCGCTTAAAGGAAAACCTTAAGCAGGATCGGGCTCGTATCCAAATTGGCCGCATCTCACATTTCGGCTTGCTGGAAATGTCACGCCAACGTTTACATCCTTCATTAGCTGAAACAATGCTTACGCCTTGTCCACATTGTCATGGCACTGGCTCTGTTAGAGGGACGGAAAATATTGCCCTGCATGTTTTGCGCTCTATTGAAGATGAAGCATCACGTCGTTTAAGTAATGAAATTTGTGTTTTCACACTTCCTGACATTGCCCTTTTCATTCTCAACGCAAAACGTACCAAACTAGCAGAGATTGAAGCACAACATTACGTAAGCATTTTCTTCCGCACGGATGAAAATCTTGGTGAAGAAAATGTGCGTATTGAACATTCAGGACGACGCTACGAAAACAGACCTCAACCTCCCGCACTGCCAGCAGCTTCAGAAAAAGTTCGTACAATTGCTATTGTCGAAGGTGAAGCCCCTGCCGTTATTGAGGCGGGATCAGACGCACAACCTCAAGAAGAGCCGGCTCAAGACCAGACAAGACGCCGTCGTCGCAGAGGAACACGCCGTCACAACCAGCACCGCGAAGTTAACGAACAAACGGTTCTGCCATCTGAAGAGCAGGCTCCTATTGAAGAAGAGCCAGTACGTAATGCAAAAAATATTCCTACTGAGACTGAAGGTCTGGCACCAGGCCGCCGTCGCACGCGTACTCATCGCCTCAATAACCCTCCTCGTAGAGGCACAAAAGAAGCCGCTACTGAGCAGGGTCGCGAGCAAGATTTATCTCGACAGAAACGTTACGAAAAGAAAAACGAGCCCGTTCTTCCTATTTATCAGGGCCCAACACCGGCTGATCCCTTTGGAGGATTTGATATCTTCGAGGTGATTAACCGTCATGACGATCTTGCTTTGGAGGCTGCAAAATCTTCCTCTAAAAGCACTGACCCTGCCTCTGAATCGGTTAAAGAAGAAAAAGCACCTCAAAGCGAGGAAAAAGCGCCACGACGCAGACGCACTCGCTCTACACGTGCTAAAAAAGTTGAAACCACGGAAGTTTCTGCCATAGACACAGAAATAGCTGTTGAAATTCAACCAGCAGCCGAAAAAGAAACAGCTCAACCAATACAAGGTTATTGGCGGAGTAATAAACGCAAAGCAACCCAAAGCACCGAAATTGCAGAAACAGCAAATGAGGTCGACGTAGCGGTTGAAGAGCCAGCTCCTTCTGAAGAGAAGAAAAAGAGCTCCACTACTCGTAAGCGCCGCACAACAACGCGTCGCAAAAAAGCTGAGCCTAAAGATGAGACTGCCAATGGTGACTCACCTGCAGGTGAAAACAGCGCCGCACCTCAGCCTATTAATGTTGATGATGCTAAAATCAGCAAAAGACGTGTAGGTTGGTGGAAACGCTAA
- the xseA gene encoding exodeoxyribonuclease VII large subunit, translating to MMESLFTRNAEDSALPLSNIPQYSVSDISGAIKRTLEGAFGRVRVRGEITELKRYPSGHIYLSLKDENAKISGVIWRGSVSRLGLKPENGTEVIATGRISSYGERSSYQLIIDKLEFAGEGALLARIEQLKRRLQEEGLFDQNRKKALPFLPRRIGVITSRSGAVLHDICTTLSRRFPCEIILWPVAVQGEGAVLQIKTAIESIARSPIPPDVVIVARGGGSLEDLMAFNDEQVVRAAASCPLPLISAVGHETDTTLIDYVSDRRAPTPTAAAEMAMPLRSELVADLAHRAARLAGGFASIKQRFQMALQQNVAALPDLPALLDTARMRLDDRSHRLDLALPRCVTKSRALLDHKAYYLPQPERFIENKTSALQNGVEGLNLRWKDFIQAQQIKLLRAPLRVDMLRSLLGLYHTRLKGIEGHLAAVSPKAILERGYVLVQDHQGRAITNSAALEKRAVVSLNFADGKRHAQLDPFIDDLETGATGKTLSRAQKTFKSSAKKSLKKPGQGELGL from the coding sequence ATGATGGAAAGCCTGTTCACGCGCAATGCAGAAGATTCTGCTCTACCCCTTTCAAATATTCCCCAATATTCAGTCTCTGATATTTCGGGCGCTATTAAACGCACCTTAGAAGGTGCTTTTGGCCGTGTCCGGGTGAGAGGTGAAATTACCGAACTAAAGCGTTATCCCTCTGGGCATATTTATTTATCTCTTAAAGATGAAAATGCGAAAATTTCCGGGGTGATATGGCGTGGCTCTGTATCACGTCTCGGTTTAAAACCGGAAAATGGTACGGAGGTTATCGCGACTGGACGCATTTCTTCTTATGGGGAGCGGTCCAGTTATCAGCTCATTATAGATAAATTAGAATTTGCTGGAGAAGGCGCTCTTCTTGCACGGATTGAACAATTAAAAAGACGTTTGCAAGAAGAAGGTTTATTTGATCAGAATCGTAAAAAGGCCTTGCCGTTTTTGCCTCGTCGTATCGGGGTCATTACCTCTCGATCCGGGGCCGTACTGCATGATATTTGCACAACATTATCAAGACGTTTCCCTTGCGAAATTATTTTATGGCCTGTTGCTGTTCAGGGTGAGGGAGCGGTCCTTCAGATTAAGACAGCCATTGAGTCTATAGCACGTAGTCCTATCCCACCTGATGTTGTTATTGTGGCGCGGGGAGGTGGCTCGTTAGAAGATCTTATGGCTTTTAATGATGAGCAGGTTGTCAGGGCTGCGGCTTCCTGTCCTTTACCGTTAATTTCGGCTGTAGGGCATGAAACTGATACGACATTAATAGATTATGTTTCGGATAGACGTGCACCAACCCCAACGGCTGCGGCAGAAATGGCTATGCCTCTGCGTTCTGAACTAGTTGCAGATTTAGCCCATCGTGCAGCGCGTTTGGCTGGTGGATTTGCGTCTATAAAACAGCGCTTTCAGATGGCATTGCAGCAAAATGTTGCGGCTTTACCTGATTTGCCTGCTTTACTTGATACAGCAAGAATGCGCCTTGATGATCGAAGTCATAGGCTTGATTTGGCTTTGCCAAGATGTGTTACAAAATCTCGCGCCTTGTTAGACCATAAAGCTTATTATCTCCCTCAGCCAGAACGCTTTATCGAAAATAAAACATCTGCTTTGCAAAATGGGGTAGAGGGGTTAAATCTCAGATGGAAAGATTTCATTCAGGCACAGCAGATCAAGCTTTTACGTGCACCTTTAAGGGTGGATATGCTGCGCTCGCTTTTAGGCCTTTACCACACGCGGTTAAAAGGTATTGAGGGCCATCTTGCTGCTGTATCACCTAAAGCGATCTTGGAGAGAGGTTATGTTCTTGTTCAGGATCATCAGGGGCGAGCTATTACAAATTCTGCCGCGTTAGAAAAAAGAGCAGTTGTTTCTCTTAATTTTGCTGATGGTAAGCGACACGCGCAGCTTGATCCCTTTATTGATGATTTAGAAACAGGAGCAACGGGTAAGACATTAAGCCGTGCTCAAAAAACATTTAAATCATCAGCTAAAAAATCTCTAAAAAAACCTGGTCAAGGAGAGTTAGGGTTATGA